The Apium graveolens cultivar Ventura chromosome 6, ASM990537v1, whole genome shotgun sequence genome contains a region encoding:
- the LOC141665076 gene encoding rust resistance kinase Lr10-like translates to MLSSADIGAYVRLVCGTAFIIGCIVYKLRRRHLSVYDNIEDFLQRQNNFMPIRYSYSQLKNPPTGLKINSVKEALVLIHHINIVRLVGFCVEGPKRALVYEFMPNGSLDKYIFVDGDESEAGRTTFQGEHWVTWLQNYFTKYWRFSMKADVYSFGMLLMEMAGKRKNINPLKDEISQIYFPSWIYDQISKGKEIEIEDATENEKMLVKKMIIVAMWCIQMKPAERPSMHEVIGMLEGDLELLVMPPKPLICPEDID, encoded by the exons ATGTTGTCCTCTGCAGATATTGGAGCGTATGTAAGATTAGTGTGCGGAACAGCATTTATAATTGGATGTATAGTATACAAATTAAGGAGAAGACATTTATCTGTATATGACAACATAGAAGACTTCCTCCAACGTCAAAACAATTTCATGCCCATTAGGTACAGTTATTCCCAACTTAAAAATCCACCAACGGGTTTAAAGATAAACTCGGTGAAGGAGGCTTTGGTACT GATTCATCATATTAACATTGTGAGACTTGTTGGCTTTTGTGTTGAGGGTCCAAAACGTGCCCTCGTTTATGAGTTCATGCCTAATGGTTCTCTTGATAAATACATTTTCGTTGATGGAGATGAAAGTGAAGCCGGGAGAACAACATTT CAAGGGGAACACTGGGTTACATGGCTCCAgaattattttacaaaatattgGAGGTTTTCTATGAAGGCAGATGTTTATAGTTTTGGAATGTTGTTAATGGAAATGGCTGGTAAAAGGAAAAATATAAATCCGTTGAAGGATGAAATTAGCCAAATTTACTTCCCTTCATGGATTTATGACCAAATTAGCAAAGGTAAAGAGATTGAAATTGAAGATGCTACTGAAAATGAGAAGATGTTGGTTAAGAAGATGATTATTGTAGCAATGTGGTGTATACAAATGAAGCCAGCTGAGCGACCTTCAATGCACGAAGTTATTGGAATGCTTGAAGGGGATCTCGAACTTTTGGTGATGCCCCCAAAACCTTTAATTTGCCCAGAAGACATCGACTGA